The Pimelobacter simplex genomic sequence GAGCGGGGTGTCGACCAGGCCCGGGGCGACGGCGTTGACCCGGACCTCCGGGGCGAGCGCGACGGCGAGCAGCCGGGTCGTGTGGTTGAGCGCCGCCTTGGTCGCGGCGTACGGGATCGAGGCGCCCTTGGGTCGCACACCCGCGTGCGAGCTGATGTTGACGACGCACCCGGCGCGGCCGTGGCCGTCCCGGGCGGCCGCGCGGAGGTACGGCTCGGCCTCGGCCACCAGGTGGAACGGGGCGATCACGTTGACCTCGTGCAGCTCGCGCCAGAGCGCGGGAGTCGCCGCGACGAGGTCGGCGTGCGGGACGACGCGGCTGATGCCCGCGTTGTTGACGAGGACGTCGAGACGCCCGGCGTGGGCGGCGGCCTCATGGACCAGCCGGACGCGGTCGTCCTCGTCGGCGAGGTCGGCCTGTACGTAGACGGCGTCACCCAGCTCGGCGGCCATCGCCTCGCCGGCGGCGACCGAGCTGCGCGAGTGCAGGACGACGGTGTACCCGTCGGCGACGAGGCGGCGGGCGACGGCGGCGCCGATCCCGGAGGTGGATCCGGTGACCAGGGCGACCGGGCGCTCGGCGGTGGGCAGCACGGCGCTCACGCCTCGTCCGGCCGGATCCAGCCGCGGCGCAGGCCCTCGTCGACCAGTCGCCCGGTGAAGGAGCCGAGCGAGGTCGAGCCCGCGACGACACCGGCCTCGCGCGCCCGGACGGTGCTCTCGGTGGCGCCCGGCAGCTGCCAGGTGCCCCCGCGCGCGAGCCAGTTGAGGAGCATCGGCTGGAGCCGGTCCATCGCCTTGCCGAAGCGCGCCTCGGGCGACCGCCCGGCCTCGAACTCGTCCCACAGTTCGCGGATCTCGCCGGCCTGGTCGGCGGGCAGCAGCCCGAAGAGCCGCTCGGCGGCCGCCTCCTCGCGCTCGGCCTGGTCGTCGGCGGCTCCGGGCACGAACACCGGGCTGTCGCCGGCGTAGATCTCGACGAGGTCGTGGATGACCACGAGCTTGACCGCGTGGCCGACGTCGATCGGCTCGTCGGCGTACTCGGCGAGGAGGACGACCATGAGCGCGAGGTGCCAGGAGTGCTCGGCGTCGTTCTCGCGGCGCTCCGCGGCGGCCAGCGGCGAGGCACGCAGGATCGTCTTGAGCTTGTCGGCCTCCGCGACGAACCGCAGCTGGGCGGCCAGCCGCTCGCCGACCCCCTCGGGGAGCGGCGAGCGGTCGAGGATGAGGGGGTCGTCGGTCAGCGGGACGTCGGGCATGCGCCCAAGCCTGCCAGCACCTGGCCGACCTCCGCCGCGACGGCG encodes the following:
- a CDS encoding SDR family NAD(P)-dependent oxidoreductase — encoded protein: MSAVLPTAERPVALVTGSTSGIGAAVARRLVADGYTVVLHSRSSVAAGEAMAAELGDAVYVQADLADEDDRVRLVHEAAAHAGRLDVLVNNAGISRVVPHADLVAATPALWRELHEVNVIAPFHLVAEAEPYLRAAARDGHGRAGCVVNISSHAGVRPKGASIPYAATKAALNHTTRLLAVALAPEVRVNAVAPGLVDTPLTADWTAAQELWRERAPMRRAARPEDIAQAVAMLVASDYLTGEVLLSDGGLNLT
- a CDS encoding HD domain-containing protein, whose protein sequence is MPDVPLTDDPLILDRSPLPEGVGERLAAQLRFVAEADKLKTILRASPLAAAERRENDAEHSWHLALMVVLLAEYADEPIDVGHAVKLVVIHDLVEIYAGDSPVFVPGAADDQAEREEAAAERLFGLLPADQAGEIRELWDEFEAGRSPEARFGKAMDRLQPMLLNWLARGGTWQLPGATESTVRAREAGVVAGSTSLGSFTGRLVDEGLRRGWIRPDEA